A single Anopheles funestus chromosome 2RL, idAnoFuneDA-416_04, whole genome shotgun sequence DNA region contains:
- the LOC125763948 gene encoding 2-oxoglutarate and iron-dependent oxygenase JMJD4 homolog, producing the protein MEEIEIISHSTDTVISNICHEKIERVALKNISYDLFFRNFMQPNRPVVVEGIATDWECFRHWIDRTVVPPKLDVAYLKEILPNVPVPVADCAKQHYNSHEKIELSLYDFLRSWECNETNSDERLMVEIQRNRYYLKDWHLRSERPEYSFYRTPTLFASDWLNEYLVENGSDDYRFVYIGPKGTWTAFHADVFGSYSWSVNIFGQKRWYLLPPGEEQKLLDSLRNLPFSVTEQTLQDAGVSFFSILQQPGEAIFVPSGWYHQVLNVEDAISVNHNWFNGCNVASIWNNLRGALADVRREIDDCRDMDNFDEHCQVMLKASFGMDYADFLAIIQYVCDKRLTSLKDGKLARQNDNYVLGRKHSIYDIIIIRELLAGMLENNFLISYPALNDLALNCLERITSAPIDG; encoded by the coding sequence ATGGAAGAAATCGAAATTATTTCTCATTCGACTGATACCGTGATCTCAAACATCTGCCATGAGAAAATCGAACGTGTAGCGCTGAAGAACATTTCttatgatcttttttttcgaaactttATGCAACCGAACCGTCCCGTTGTTGTGGAAGgaattgcaaccgattgggaATGTTTCCGGCATTGGATTGACCGGACCGTGGTACCACCGAAACTCGACGTAGCGTATTTGAAAGAGATTCTGCCGAATGTTCCTGTACCGGTAGCCGACTGTGCGAAGCAGCATTATAATTCGCACGAGAAAATTGAACTATCGCTGTACGATTTTCTGCGATCTTGGGAGTGCAATGAAACGAACAGTGATGAGCGATTGATGGTAGAAATACAACGCAACCGATATTACCTCAAAGATTGGCACCTTCGTAGTGAACGTCCTGAGTATAGCTTCTATCGTACACCGACCCTCTTCGCGTCCGATTGGCTGAACGAATATCTCGTCGAAAACGGTTCCGACGACTATCGGTTCGTGTACATTGGACCGAAAGGCACGTGGACTGCGTTTCATGCGGACGTCTTTGGATCGTACAGTTGGTCGGTGAACATTTTTGGACAGAAGCGATGGTATCTATTACCTCCCGGCGAGGAACAAAAGCTGCTCGATAGTCTCCGAAATCTACCTTTCAGCGTCACGGAACAAACGCTTCAGGATGCAGGTGTATCGTTTTTCTCCATCCTACAGCAACCGGGAGAAGCAATATTCGTACCGTCCGGATGGTACCATCAGGTGTTAAACGTCGAGGATGCCATATCCGTTAATCATAATTGGTTTAATGGGTGCAACGTTGCGTCGATTTGGAACAATCTTCGGGGGGCCCTTGCGGATGTTCGACGTGAGATTGACGATTGTCGTGATATGGACAACTTTGACGAACACTGTCAGGTGATGCTGAAGGCTAGCTTCGGTATGGATTATGCCGATTTCTTGGCCATCATACAATATGTCTGTGATAAACGCTTGACGAGCCTTAAGGACGGTAAATTGGCAAGGCAGAATGATAATTATGTGCTAGGAAGAAAGCACTCTATTTATGATATAATTATCATCCGAGAACTGCTTGCGGGGatgttggaaaacaattttttgattAGTTATCCTGCCCTTAACGATTTAGCCCTGAATTGTTTGGAACGAATCACATCCGCGCCTATTGATGGTTAA
- the LOC125763955 gene encoding alpha-methylacyl-CoA racemase, whose amino-acid sequence MALKGIKVIEFVGLAPGPFCGMLLADFGATVTRIDMNPRNSLDVLQGGKRSLALNLKQPKAIDLVRSLCRGSDVLIEPFRPGVMEKFGLGPSVLLQENPRLIYARLTGFGQTGAHAIRAGHDINYVALSGVLSMLGRKTNKPTAPINLLADFAGGGLMCAFGILAAIVERHRSGKGQIIDHAMVEGAAYVGSWLFRSQSLPVWGKARGENILDGGAHFYDTYETKDGKFLSVGAIENKFYRLLLEGLGLDADLPQFEDDEKRRELFEAKFKTKTRADWMEIFNEKDACVFPVLTPDEVESYEHNRERSVFVDYQRTEDDVLVPTPAPKLSRTPAHSGATAKERSELEMAEEILSEIGTESKELVQLYEEGVLLLSNKPKM is encoded by the exons ATGGCTCTCAAGGGAATAAAAGTAATCGAGTTCGTCGGGTTGGCCCCGGGACCGTTTTGTGGCATGCTGTTAGCCGACTTTGGCGCTACCGTTACCCGGATTGATATG AATCCTCGAAACTCGCTGGATGTACTGCAGGGTGGTAAACGATCGCTTGCCTTAAACCTGAAACAACCGAAAGCGATCGATTTGGTCCGTTCGTTGTGCCGCGGATCCGATGTACTGATAGAACCATTTCGGCCGGGAGTGATGGAAAAGTTCGGTCTAGGACCCAGCGTTCTTCTGCAGGAGAATCCTCGGCTTATTTACGCCAGGTTGACCGGTTTTGGACAGACTGGTGCGCATGCGATTCGTGCTGGACACGACATTAACTACGTCGCCCTTTCCGGGGTGCTTTCGATGTTGGGACGCAAAACGAACAAACCGACAGCACCGATCAATTTACTGGCAGACTTTGCAGGCGGTGGATTGATGTGTGCCTTCGGCATTCTTGCAGCCATCGTCGAAAGACATCGGTCCGGGAAGGGCCAGATTATCGATCACGCGATGGTGGAGGGTGCCGCATACGTTGGAAGCTGGCTGTTCCGTTCGCAAAGTCTTCCGGTGTGGGGTAAGGCGCGCGGTGAGAATATTCTCGATGGCGGGGCCCATTTTTACGATACGTATGAAACGAAGGATGGGAAATTCCTGTCCGTTGGTGCTatagaaaacaaattctaCCGTTTGCTTCTGGAAGGGCTTGGATTGGATGCGGATCTGCCCCAGTTTGAAGATGACGAGAAGCGACGAGAACTTTTCGAAGCGAAATTCAAGACGAAAACGCGCGCCGATTGGATGGAAATATTCAACGAAAAAGATGCCTGCGTTTTTCCGGTGTTAACGCCGGACGAGGTAGAATCGTACGAGCACAATCGTGAACGCAGCGTGTTTGTCGATTATCAACGGACTGAAGATGATGTACTGGTCCCTACACCGGCACCAAAACTAAGCCGCACGCCGGCCCATTCCGGTGCGACAGCGAAGGAAAGAAGTGAGCTGGAAATGGCCGAGGAAATATTGAGCGAAATAGGAACGGAATCGAAAGAACTTGTGCAATTGTACGAGGAAGGTGTCTTACTACTTTCCAACAAACCAAAGATGTGA